In the Sebastes fasciatus isolate fSebFas1 chromosome 20, fSebFas1.pri, whole genome shotgun sequence genome, one interval contains:
- the LOC141758481 gene encoding stonustoxin subunit beta-like, with protein MDDKTANRMLWIGEGGAKVARRTDDVSCPVLDSPKRYEYSPQVLCKEGILGFRGYWEVEYSGWVVVGVAYEGAGRRNTDGFCGLGENEESWCLGWSGTSYNAWHKGHNVDIIEIPKYSTIGVYLDQPAGILNFYGVEEVKEGEESTGVKEVYPLQQIRCPFVEKMRPGFWLGPQSYCLIMKKEE; from the exons ATGGATGACAAGACAGCCAATAGGATGCTTTGGATCGGAGAGGGTGGTGCTAAGGTGGCCCGTAGGACTGATGATGTCAGTTGTCCCGTCTTGGATAGCCCGAAGCGATATGAGTATTCTCCACAG GTTCTTTGCAAAGAAGGCATCCTGGGCTTCCGTGgctactgggaggtggagtacTCGGGGTGGGTCGTGGTCGGGGTCGCGTACGAAGGAGCGGGGAGGAGGAACACCGACGGATTCTGCGGCCTGGGAGAGAACGAGGAGTCCTGGTGTCTTGGCTGGAGCGGTACCAGCTATAATGCCTGGCACAAAGGCCACAATGTAGACATCATAGAGATTCCTAAGTACTCCACAATTGGTGTGTACCTTGACCAGCCTGCTGGTATCCTAAATTTCTATGgtgtggaggaggtgaaggagggagaggagagcacGGGAGTAAAGGAGGTTTATCCTTTGCAGCAGATTAGGTGCCCCTTTGTGGAGAAAATGAGACCAGGTTTCTGGTTGGGGCCGCAGTCATACTGTTTGATCATGAAGAAGGAGGAATAA